Genomic DNA from Alkalihalobacterium alkalinitrilicum:
ACTGCTTCTGCATTAAAATCAGTTCCATCATGGAATTTAACACCTTCTCTTAAATGGAATGTGTATGTTAATCCATCCTCTGAAATATCCCACGATTCAGCTAAGCCAGGCTTTATTGGGGGATACATTTGGTTAGGGTCTGATAAATCACCGGTTACGAGTGACTCATGAATTTGTCTATTGATACGGAATGTTACCCATCCACCTGCTCGGTGTGGATCTAATACATCAGCTTCTGATTCAATACCAATAATTAATATTCCGCCACCTCCACTGCCTTCAACCCCTTCAGAGGAACATGCAGTAGTTAGAGTTAATGCCAAAAGTAATAACATAAACAACAGCGCTTTTTTCAATTAAATCCACCCCTCTTTTTTAAAATTACGTTTTGTGTTTTTTGATTTGGTATGTATTACCTCCTTTTCTGCCTTTATAATAATTTGAATATTTTGAGTTGTCTCAAAATGTGTAATATTTTATTACATGTTATTTGAAAATAGAATTTCTAATCGTTTTTTTTCATATTAATGAAAACGCATTCAAAAATTCAGTCTTTTTATCAATCTTCATTTCACTTTTGTGTTGTTATATCAAAGTTTCAGATGAACTCTTATAGAAATTCCGATTTTGAAACTATGAAACTCTGATCCTAGATTTACTATTTTGATATAACAAAAACAACTAATAAAATGATAAAACTTTAGAGAACCAAATAATAAATTTAATCATTTTTAAACGAAATGAAACAAATTGCAGGAAATTGCAAAGCCTTTTAAAAACAGGTGACGTGTTAGTAGAATAACTAGTACTGTCAATGATTATATAAAACTAATACAGGTACTATCCATTTTTTTGGATAGTACCTGTATTAGTGAATTAATCAATAAATCCCTCTAGAATAAGCATTTAAAATAAATGTTTAATATCCATCCTCGCGATGAACTTGATATAAATAATTAAATAAGTAGAAATACAATTCAGCATATTTCATTTCACTACAACAATGTCCTTTTTCAAAACAGTGCTCACCAATGTACAAAATCACTAGGTCAAGAACTTTTTCTGTGTATTAATTTTTTTTCTCTTCAGAAAGTTCTACTTTTTTCCCGCCAACCGATAAGAAATGATAAATTTCCGCACCTTCTTTTAACTTGGTTATTCCGTTAATGTATGGCTTAACTAAGTCTTTGAAATCTTCATAGACCCCTTCATTTTCTAAGTGACCATACACATAAACTTTTTTTTCATCAACAATATATGAAAGATATCCAACCGCTTCACCGTCTCGATTCACGATATTTAATACTTGTGCATCTTGTTTATTTAATTCAGGCGAAAAATAAATATCCACGACTTTCCCTCCAATCCGATGTACTTTTTAAAGTCCTATATGAAAATTAAATATTGTTAACTCAAAATAAACTTCATTGCAGTAATGTTAATAATAAAGTAATTGTTACTATACTAATTAATGTCGTCATTAATGTAATACTCGAAACAAGTTTCGGTTCAGAATCAAATTGTACGGCATACATAACGATCGTTGCCGCTGATGGCATCGCTGCTGATACGATGAGAACTTTTGTAAGTAAGGGGTCTATTGGTAAAGCTACTGTAATTCCATAAGCAATAATTGGCGAGAGGATTAAACGAACAACTGTACCATATGCTATTTTTCCCCATTCAAAGTTTCTTAATTCAATTAACGCCAACTGCATTCCTAGTATAATCATGACTGTCGGCACCGTTGCTTCTGCAATAATGTCAACTGTTGCCATCAAATTATTAGGCATCGCTACATTAAATCCCTTAGCCAGTAGAGCAATTATGACCGCATATGTTGCAGGCATTAAAAAAACCGCTTTCATTGCGATCTTTATCCCCGCATTCCCTCTTGCTGCATAATATACACCAAAGAAATTCATGATAATTGCCTGTAACACGAGAAAAGATACTGAATAATCAAACCCTGCCTCACCATAAGCAAATAAAATGATCGGTGCGCCGTAATTTCCAGTGTTCATAAACGCAGTAGCTAGAATCATTCCTCCTTCTGTTGATTGAGGGTACTGCCTAATAAATGAATAGATTTTATTAATAATAATAAGAGCAAAAAGAAGTACAATCGAAAAAATAACCATATAAAAATACTGAAGATTTAACTCTGCTGTATAAAACGTTCTGAAAACTAAACAAGGTGTCATAATATAAATTGCCACTTCAGAAACA
This window encodes:
- a CDS encoding AEC family transporter; protein product: MVIFFEVVLPVLLVFLIGFLVQKWRKIKIPAVSEVAIYIMTPCLVFRTFYTAELNLQYFYMVIFSIVLLFALIIINKIYSFIRQYPQSTEGGMILATAFMNTGNYGAPIILFAYGEAGFDYSVSFLVLQAIIMNFFGVYYAARGNAGIKIAMKAVFLMPATYAVIIALLAKGFNVAMPNNLMATVDIIAEATVPTVMIILGMQLALIELRNFEWGKIAYGTVVRLILSPIIAYGITVALPIDPLLTKVLIVSAAMPSAATIVMYAVQFDSEPKLVSSITLMTTLISIVTITLLLTLLQ